A single window of Periplaneta americana isolate PAMFEO1 chromosome 14, P.americana_PAMFEO1_priV1, whole genome shotgun sequence DNA harbors:
- the LOC138713213 gene encoding uncharacterized protein: protein MASEMETSENMTQSKTTNFWPRSERKLQKKLRNTGQEYVSRSGKIIPAKKQPEVLCQCPQRCGFKIPQEVRRKLFTEFYRLGDHALQNDFLMAHIETRAVRRRSSDHKVPGRNQRRVSCKYHIPILTDEVPCVNQKGVQTVEVCQKAFMHVYAITEKRVRLQREKLICQHGIAPRTRPVSPENTVSYKDGQAAVNEEWRGDQPIDLRRKREPPPMIPLLIKGQDNDIALVHNFFLNQLWKPEYIGTAT from the exons ATGGCGTCTGAAATGGAGACTTCAGAAAATATGACACAAAGCAAAACAACAAACTTTTGGCCAAGATCAGAAAGAAAGCTACAAAAGAAGTTACGAAATACAGGACAGGAATATGTTTCAAGATCTGGAAAAATAATCCCTGCCAAAAAACAGCCAG AGGTGTTGTGTCAGTGCCCCCAGCGATGTGGATTCAAGATACCTCAAGAAGTTCGCAGAAAGCTGTTTACAGAATTTTACAGATTAGGAGACCACGCATTACAAAACGACTTCCTCATGGCACATATTGAGACGAGAGCTGTACGACGAAGATCTTCGGATCATAAAGTACCAGGAAGAAATCAGAGAAGAGTTAGCTGTAAATATCACATCCCAATTTTGACAGATGAAGTACCAT GTGTGAATCAAAAAGGAGTGCAGACTGTGGAAGTTTGCCAGAAAGCATTTATGCACGTGTATGCCATTACTGAGAAGCGGGTTCGTCTACAGCGAGAAAAACTCATATGTCAACATGGTATTGCACCTCGAACTCGACCAGTCAGTCCAGAGAATACAGTAAGCTACAAAGATGGGCAGGCGGCGGTTAATGAAGAATGGCGAGGAGATCAACCAATTGATTTAAGACGGAAACGGGAGCCTCCGCCTATGATACCCTTATTAATAAAAGGACAAGACAACGACATTGCACTTGTTCACAACTTCTTCCTAAATCAGTTATGGAAACCAGAGTATATCGGCACAGCTACTTAA